One stretch of Micromonospora echinospora DNA includes these proteins:
- a CDS encoding M36 family metallopeptidase, producing MTGTTALLLAAGLVLTAAGGGQAAPREQTRTQAPPDHLPGDRHDTKATDNRKGRVAATERQRDRAAALGARVRWSDFGTPATLTSTGKPLATGLPADPAAAARAYVAANRDVLGLTAEGAAALELLTVAPMGRGATVLFRQRFGDLPAAVDGMLSVGVRDKAVWHVSSSLARDAGTPAPATISAEQARKAAIADAGRADAQVMRTSLVAVPTADRGPRAAWEVVLGADTTGADPAAYSTYVDARDGAVLVREDLIDHASDHPSWEVFPNSPRVDRSSVDTRKRWCAVPARGCAEVVGVPGHPAWDVDPATGESTTTTKGNNAIAVQNWFSNDPFSVGTETATPRPDRRYAYPWTNQWQEQRCNPEVFTSPRANDIDAARANLFAMHNRMHDWTYHLGFTEETWNMQQDNLGRGGLGNDPEQGNAQAGGVSGGPPTFPARNNANQITPPDGVAPTTNMYLWQPTAGSFYAPCVDGDFDMSVIAHEYGHAVTNRMIAGPSAGVSTPQGMSESWSDQLAVEYLFEHGYAAPGRRGFTVGEYTTQDPNAGIRNYNMSDSPLNYSSLDYDFVGLQVHASGETWSATNADIRAAMMRRWGSGTPAVQKACATGAREVTACPGNRRWIQLVFDSFLLMAVSQVSMVDARDAMLAADRIRFGGANQDLLWNAFAKRGLGEGAASVGHTDPDPTPGFTSPYAREGSLRLLPVGERGPVAGAQLFVGRYQARAVPVADTDAATPLTDRVDLVPGTYEFVVRAPGYGHTRIGPVTIKAGQNRTLPVTLRPNLASATTGATVAGDGINLPQIVDDDEATNWASLGAPVAGRQVTVDLVGGVQQVRRVQVSAMLRPPVTGDADAGTQSRYSALRQFRVLACTAQGPVTCADAADFRPVYTSKPDAFPSVAPRPRAPELIMRSFDIPRIKATHLRVEVLTNQCTGAPDYAGEQDDDPRAATDCATASPQAQNVRIAEFQAFSH from the coding sequence TTGACGGGGACCACCGCGCTGCTGCTGGCAGCCGGCCTGGTCCTGACCGCCGCTGGCGGCGGCCAGGCGGCACCCCGGGAACAGACCCGTACCCAGGCGCCACCCGACCACCTGCCGGGCGACCGGCACGACACCAAGGCCACTGACAACCGCAAGGGCCGCGTCGCCGCCACCGAGCGGCAGCGGGATCGCGCCGCCGCGCTCGGCGCGCGCGTGCGCTGGTCCGACTTCGGTACGCCCGCCACGCTCACCTCGACCGGCAAGCCGCTCGCGACCGGCCTGCCCGCCGACCCGGCCGCCGCCGCGCGCGCGTACGTGGCCGCCAACCGGGACGTGCTGGGCCTGACCGCCGAGGGTGCCGCCGCGCTGGAGTTGCTGACGGTGGCGCCGATGGGGCGGGGCGCGACGGTGCTGTTCCGGCAGCGCTTCGGCGACCTGCCGGCCGCCGTCGACGGCATGCTGTCGGTCGGCGTACGTGACAAAGCGGTGTGGCACGTCAGCTCCTCGCTCGCCCGCGACGCCGGTACGCCGGCCCCTGCGACGATCAGCGCCGAGCAGGCCCGCAAGGCGGCGATCGCCGACGCTGGCCGCGCCGACGCGCAGGTCATGCGTACCTCATTGGTCGCGGTGCCCACCGCGGACCGTGGGCCGCGCGCGGCGTGGGAGGTGGTCCTCGGCGCGGACACCACCGGCGCGGACCCGGCCGCCTACTCCACCTACGTGGACGCCCGCGACGGCGCCGTGCTGGTCCGCGAGGACCTCATCGACCACGCCTCGGACCACCCGTCCTGGGAGGTCTTCCCGAACTCGCCCCGGGTCGACAGGTCCTCGGTCGACACCCGCAAGCGGTGGTGCGCCGTCCCGGCGCGCGGCTGCGCCGAAGTGGTCGGCGTGCCCGGGCACCCGGCCTGGGACGTGGACCCGGCGACCGGGGAGTCCACCACCACGACCAAGGGCAACAACGCGATAGCCGTGCAGAACTGGTTCAGCAACGACCCGTTCAGCGTCGGCACCGAGACCGCCACGCCGCGCCCGGACCGCAGGTACGCCTACCCGTGGACCAACCAGTGGCAGGAGCAGCGCTGCAACCCGGAGGTGTTCACCTCGCCGCGCGCCAACGACATCGACGCGGCGCGGGCCAACCTGTTCGCCATGCACAACCGGATGCACGACTGGACGTACCACCTCGGGTTCACCGAGGAGACCTGGAACATGCAGCAGGACAACCTGGGCCGGGGCGGTCTCGGTAACGACCCCGAGCAGGGCAACGCCCAGGCCGGTGGGGTCAGCGGCGGCCCGCCGACGTTCCCGGCCCGCAACAACGCCAACCAGATCACCCCGCCGGACGGCGTCGCGCCGACCACCAACATGTACCTGTGGCAGCCCACCGCCGGCTCGTTCTACGCGCCCTGCGTCGACGGCGACTTCGACATGTCGGTGATCGCCCACGAGTACGGCCACGCGGTCACCAACCGCATGATCGCCGGCCCGAGCGCCGGGGTCAGCACGCCGCAGGGCATGAGCGAGAGCTGGTCGGACCAGCTCGCCGTGGAGTACCTCTTCGAGCACGGGTACGCGGCACCCGGCCGGCGCGGTTTCACCGTCGGCGAGTACACCACGCAGGACCCGAACGCGGGCATCCGCAACTACAACATGAGCGACAGCCCGCTGAACTACAGCTCGCTCGACTACGACTTCGTCGGCCTCCAGGTACACGCCTCCGGAGAGACGTGGAGCGCCACCAACGCCGACATCCGCGCGGCCATGATGCGCCGCTGGGGCAGCGGCACCCCGGCCGTCCAGAAGGCGTGCGCCACCGGCGCCCGCGAGGTGACCGCCTGCCCGGGCAACCGGCGCTGGATCCAGCTGGTCTTCGACTCGTTCCTGCTGATGGCGGTCAGCCAGGTCAGCATGGTCGACGCCCGGGACGCGATGCTCGCCGCCGACCGGATCCGCTTCGGCGGGGCCAACCAGGACCTGCTCTGGAACGCGTTCGCCAAGCGCGGCCTGGGGGAGGGTGCGGCCAGCGTCGGCCACACCGACCCCGACCCCACGCCGGGCTTCACCTCCCCGTACGCCCGGGAAGGCTCGCTGCGGCTCCTGCCGGTGGGCGAGCGCGGGCCGGTGGCCGGAGCGCAGCTGTTCGTCGGGCGCTACCAGGCGCGGGCCGTACCGGTCGCGGACACCGACGCGGCGACCCCGCTGACCGACCGGGTGGACCTGGTGCCCGGCACGTACGAGTTCGTGGTGCGGGCCCCCGGCTACGGGCACACCCGGATCGGCCCGGTGACGATCAAGGCGGGTCAGAACCGGACGCTGCCGGTGACGTTGCGACCCAACCTGGCCTCGGCGACCACCGGCGCGACGGTCGCCGGTGACGGCATCAACCTGCCGCAGATCGTCGACGACGACGAGGCCACCAACTGGGCCTCGCTCGGCGCGCCGGTCGCCGGCCGGCAGGTGACAGTCGACCTGGTCGGCGGCGTCCAGCAGGTGCGCCGGGTGCAGGTCAGCGCGATGCTGCGCCCGCCCGTCACAGGTGACGCGGACGCCGGCACCCAGAGCCGGTACTCCGCGCTGCGGCAGTTCCGGGTCCTGGCCTGCACCGCGCAGGGGCCGGTGACGTGCGCCGACGCGGCCGACTTCCGGCCGGTCTACACCAGCAAGCCGGACGCCTTCCCGTCGGTGGCGCCGCGTCCCCGGGCGCCCGAGCTGATCATGCGGTCGTTCGACATCCCGCGTATTAAGGCCACGCACCTGCGCGTCGAGGTGCTGACCAACCAGTGCACCGGCGCGCCGGACTACGCCGGTGAGCAGGACGACGACCCGCGGGCGGCGACCGACTGCGCCACCGCCAGCCCGCAGGCGCAGAACGTGCGGATCGCCGAGTTCCAGGCGTTCTCGCACTAG